A window from Tenacibaculum singaporense encodes these proteins:
- the rlmN gene encoding 23S rRNA (adenine(2503)-C(2))-methyltransferase RlmN gives MTVKKKDIRALTKEQLRDFFVENGDKAFRGNQVYEWLWHKAAHSFDDMTSLSKATRKMLDENFVINHIEVDAMQRSNDGTIKNAIKLHDGLIVESVLIPTEKRTTACVSSQVGCSLDCKFCATARLKRMRNLNADEIYDQVVAIDKQSRLYHNHKLSNIVFMGMGEPLMNYNNVIKAIDKITSDEGLGMAARRITVSTSGVPKMIKKMADDEVRFNLAVSLHSAIDEVRTSIMPFNATFPLKDLKESLEYWYEKTKRKITYEYVVWNGINDRKEDIDALVQFCKYVPCKVNLIEYNPIDDGEFQQASDRALNNYISNLEMNDIVVNVRRSRGKDIDAACGQLANKS, from the coding sequence ATGACAGTAAAGAAGAAAGATATACGTGCATTAACCAAAGAACAACTCCGTGACTTTTTTGTTGAAAACGGAGATAAAGCCTTTCGAGGTAACCAAGTGTATGAATGGTTATGGCATAAAGCAGCGCATTCGTTTGATGATATGACAAGCTTATCTAAAGCAACAAGAAAAATGCTTGATGAGAACTTTGTAATCAATCATATTGAAGTTGATGCAATGCAGCGTAGTAATGATGGTACGATAAAAAATGCTATCAAGTTACATGATGGGTTAATTGTAGAGTCAGTTTTAATTCCTACCGAAAAACGTACTACAGCTTGTGTATCTAGTCAAGTGGGTTGTAGTTTAGATTGTAAATTTTGTGCCACAGCTCGTTTAAAACGCATGCGTAATTTAAATGCAGATGAGATCTATGATCAAGTTGTAGCAATTGATAAACAAAGTAGGTTATACCATAATCATAAATTGTCAAACATTGTTTTTATGGGAATGGGAGAACCTTTAATGAATTACAATAATGTAATTAAAGCTATTGATAAAATAACTTCGGATGAAGGCTTGGGAATGGCAGCTCGAAGAATTACTGTGTCAACTTCTGGCGTGCCTAAAATGATTAAAAAAATGGCAGATGATGAAGTACGTTTTAATTTAGCAGTTTCATTACATTCAGCCATTGATGAAGTTCGAACATCTATTATGCCATTCAATGCTACTTTCCCATTAAAAGATCTAAAAGAATCTTTGGAGTATTGGTATGAAAAGACTAAACGAAAAATAACATACGAGTATGTTGTTTGGAATGGAATTAATGATCGAAAAGAAGATATTGATGCACTGGTACAATTCTGTAAATATGTTCCGTGTAAGGTTAATTTAATAGAGTACAATCCAATAGATGACGGAGAATTTCAGCAAGCATCAGACAGAGCTTTGAATAATTATATTTCTAATCTTGAAATGAACGATATTGTGGTAAATGTGCGTCGTTCTAGAGGAAAAGATATTGATGCAGCTTGTGGGCAATTAGCAAATAAAAGTTAA
- the queA gene encoding tRNA preQ1(34) S-adenosylmethionine ribosyltransferase-isomerase QueA encodes MKLSNFNFELPKELLAEYPSEHRDEARLMVLHRDTQKIEHKLFKDLIDYFDEGDVMMLNNTKVFPARMYGNKEKTGARIEVFLLRELNAENRLWDVLVDPARKIRIGNKLFFGDDESLVAEVIDNTTSRGRTLRFLFDGPYDEFRKKLIELGETPLPKYIKREVEPEDEDRYQTIFAKHEGAVAAPTAGLHFSKHLMKRLEIKGVDFAETTLHVGLGTFNPVEVEDLSKHKMDSEQIIIPQVSADMVNNAIANKKKVCAVGTTVMRTIESSVSSSKQLNAYEGWTNKFIFPPYDFSIANCMVTNFHTPKSTLLMMVSAFAGHDFMMEAYQEAIKEKYKFYSYGDAMLIL; translated from the coding sequence ATGAAATTATCAAATTTTAATTTTGAATTGCCAAAAGAATTATTGGCAGAGTATCCTTCAGAGCACAGAGATGAAGCACGATTAATGGTATTGCACCGTGACACACAAAAAATCGAGCATAAACTATTTAAAGATTTAATCGATTATTTTGATGAAGGAGATGTAATGATGTTGAACAATACGAAAGTATTTCCAGCCCGTATGTACGGAAACAAGGAAAAAACTGGAGCTCGTATTGAAGTATTCTTATTACGTGAGTTAAATGCTGAAAATCGTTTGTGGGATGTATTAGTAGATCCAGCAAGAAAAATAAGAATAGGTAATAAGTTATTCTTTGGAGATGATGAAAGTTTAGTAGCTGAAGTTATTGACAATACTACTTCACGTGGAAGAACATTACGTTTCTTATTTGATGGTCCTTACGATGAATTTAGAAAAAAATTAATCGAATTAGGAGAAACGCCATTACCAAAATACATAAAACGTGAGGTAGAGCCAGAAGACGAAGATCGTTACCAAACTATTTTTGCTAAGCACGAAGGAGCAGTAGCAGCACCAACAGCAGGATTACACTTTTCTAAGCACCTAATGAAGCGTTTAGAAATTAAAGGAGTAGATTTTGCTGAAACAACATTGCATGTAGGTTTAGGTACTTTTAACCCAGTAGAGGTTGAAGATTTATCTAAGCATAAAATGGATTCTGAGCAAATTATTATTCCGCAAGTTAGTGCAGATATGGTAAATAATGCTATTGCTAACAAGAAAAAAGTTTGTGCAGTAGGTACTACAGTGATGAGAACGATTGAATCATCAGTATCTTCTAGTAAGCAATTAAATGCTTATGAAGGATGGACAAACAAATTCATTTTCCCTCCATACGACTTTAGTATCGCTAACTGTATGGTAACAAACTTCCATACTCCAAAATCTACTTTATTAATGATGGTATCGGCGTTTGCTGGTCACGATTTTATGATGGAGGCTTACCAAGAAGCAATTAAAGAAAAATATAAATTTTACTCGTACGGAGATGCGATGTTAATTTTATAA
- a CDS encoding polyprenyl synthetase family protein → MKPVEQIKLPIAKEMELFETKFKDSMLSKVPLLNRITYYIVRRKGKQMRPMFVFLVAKMVSNGGFDERTYRGASVVELIHTATLVHDDVVDDSNRRRGFFSINALWKNKIAVLVGDYLLSKGLLLSIDNEDFDLLKLISIAVREMSEGELLQIEKARKLDITEEVYFEIIRQKTATLIAACCGIGAASVGANNETVQQMRKFGEYIGIAFQIKDDLFDYTEDKIGKPTGIDIKEQKMTLPLIYTLNTCSPKEKTWLINSVKKHNKNKKRVKEVIAFVKENGGLEYTTAKMHDYKNKALAILNNYPDSEYKSSLLQMIDYVVERKI, encoded by the coding sequence ATGAAGCCAGTAGAGCAAATAAAACTTCCGATTGCTAAAGAAATGGAACTCTTTGAAACAAAGTTCAAAGATTCGATGTTGTCTAAAGTTCCATTATTAAACAGAATTACCTATTATATCGTTCGTAGAAAAGGAAAGCAAATGCGACCAATGTTTGTGTTTTTGGTAGCAAAAATGGTTTCTAATGGCGGTTTTGATGAACGAACATACCGAGGAGCTTCAGTAGTAGAATTAATCCACACAGCAACTTTGGTACACGATGATGTAGTTGATGATAGTAACCGCCGTAGAGGTTTTTTCTCAATCAATGCACTTTGGAAGAATAAAATAGCTGTCTTAGTAGGTGACTATTTACTATCTAAAGGATTATTACTCTCTATAGATAATGAAGATTTTGATTTACTGAAATTGATTTCGATTGCGGTTCGAGAAATGAGTGAAGGGGAGTTGTTACAGATTGAAAAAGCTCGTAAACTCGACATTACTGAAGAGGTTTATTTTGAAATTATTCGTCAAAAAACGGCAACGTTAATTGCAGCATGTTGTGGTATTGGTGCGGCATCAGTTGGTGCGAACAATGAAACAGTACAACAAATGCGAAAGTTCGGAGAATACATTGGTATTGCATTTCAAATTAAAGACGACTTATTTGATTATACTGAAGATAAAATAGGAAAACCAACAGGAATTGATATTAAAGAACAAAAGATGACACTTCCATTGATTTATACACTGAATACTTGTTCTCCTAAAGAAAAAACCTGGTTAATCAATTCGGTAAAAAAGCATAATAAAAACAAAAAAAGAGTAAAAGAAGTCATTGCTTTTGTAAAAGAAAATGGAGGGTTAGAATATACGACAGCTAAAATGCACGATTATAAAAATAAAGCATTAGCTATTCTTAATAATTACCCAGATTCAGAATATAAAAGTTCTTTGCTTCAAATGATTGATTATGTTGTGGAAAGGAAAATATAA